A part of Chlamydia ibidis 10-1398/6 genomic DNA contains:
- a CDS encoding FAD-dependent thymidylate synthase, whose amino-acid sequence MLSRDEEFSEEQKKSLLHFVTNLNSNIFALKNLPEVVKGALFSKYSRSTLGLRSLLLKEFLEGEGGSFLDPSGSDFEVGIQKASDFYRRVLDGYGDDSIGELGGAHLAVENVSMLAAKILEDARIGGSPLEKSSRYVYFDQKVRGEYLYYRDPILMTSAFKDLFLTTCDFLFDTYSDLIPQVRSYFEKIYPKDSEVSQSAYTISLRAKVLDCLRGLLPAATLTNLGFFGNGRFWQTLLHKIQGHNLSEIKQIGESSLVELMKIIPSFVSRAESHHHHHQAMLGYWQTLREQLTSLAEKFGEDTPIAKDARVKLVYGDPDGIYKVAAGFLFPYSQHSYDTLIDICRSMPMEDLTRILEAGASSRENRRHKSPRGLENVSFGFDIVSDFGAYRDLQRHRTLTQERQLLSTNLGYQMPAQLLDTPMESQFREAMERAREAYDQIAQEFPEEAQYLVPLAYNIRWFFHINGRALQWLCELRSQPQGHDSYRKIATDMAKEVIRFNPVYEIFLRFVDYSETDLGRLKQEMRKKSSS is encoded by the coding sequence ATGCTGAGCAGAGACGAAGAGTTTTCAGAAGAGCAAAAGAAAAGTTTGTTACACTTTGTTACCAATTTGAATAGCAATATTTTTGCTTTGAAAAACCTTCCCGAAGTTGTAAAGGGTGCATTATTCTCTAAATATTCCAGATCAACACTAGGTTTACGTTCTTTGCTTTTAAAAGAATTCCTAGAGGGCGAGGGTGGTAGCTTTTTAGATCCATCAGGTTCTGATTTTGAGGTGGGAATTCAAAAGGCTTCTGATTTTTATCGTAGAGTTCTCGATGGCTATGGTGATGATTCTATCGGCGAGTTAGGTGGTGCCCATCTTGCTGTTGAAAACGTTTCTATGCTAGCAGCAAAGATATTGGAAGATGCTCGGATTGGAGGGTCTCCTTTAGAAAAGTCTTCCAGATACGTGTATTTTGATCAAAAAGTTCGAGGTGAGTATTTATACTACCGTGATCCTATTTTGATGACCTCGGCCTTTAAAGACCTATTTTTGACCACTTGTGATTTTTTATTCGATACGTATTCGGATTTGATTCCTCAAGTCAGAAGTTATTTTGAGAAGATATATCCTAAAGATTCTGAAGTATCGCAGTCTGCATATACGATTTCTTTGAGAGCTAAGGTCTTGGATTGTTTGCGAGGTCTACTTCCAGCCGCAACTTTGACGAATCTTGGTTTTTTTGGTAACGGTAGATTTTGGCAAACTCTTTTGCATAAGATTCAAGGACACAATCTTTCCGAAATTAAACAGATTGGAGAATCTTCTCTAGTCGAATTAATGAAAATTATTCCCTCTTTTGTTAGCCGAGCTGAATCTCATCATCATCATCACCAGGCTATGTTGGGATATTGGCAAACTCTGAGAGAGCAGCTTACTAGCCTTGCAGAAAAGTTTGGTGAAGATACTCCAATTGCTAAAGATGCTAGAGTAAAGTTAGTTTATGGTGATCCTGATGGCATTTATAAAGTGGCAGCAGGGTTTCTATTTCCCTATTCCCAGCATTCTTATGACACTCTAATTGATATCTGCCGCTCCATGCCAATGGAAGATTTAACGCGTATTTTAGAAGCTGGAGCTTCATCTCGAGAAAACCGTCGTCACAAATCTCCTCGAGGGTTAGAAAATGTAAGTTTTGGTTTTGACATTGTTTCTGATTTCGGAGCTTATAGAGACCTGCAGCGTCATAGAACTCTAACTCAAGAACGGCAACTATTATCCACTAATTTAGGATACCAGATGCCTGCACAGCTTTTAGATACTCCTATGGAGAGTCAGTTTAGAGAGGCTATGGAGAGAGCAAGGGAGGCTTATGATCAAATTGCTCAAGAATTTCCAGAGGAAGCGCAATATCTTGTTCCTCTAGCCTATAACATTAGATGGTTTTTCCATATCAATGGTAGAGCTTTGCAATGGTTGTGCGAGCTACGTTCTCAACCTCAAGGTCATGATAGTTACAGAAAAATAGCGACAGATATGGCTAAAGAGGTAATTCGTTTTAATCCTGTTTATGAAATATTTTTGAGATTTGTAGATTATTCGGAGACGGATTTAGGGCGATTAAAACAAGAGATGAGAAAAAAATCTTCTTCTTAG
- a CDS encoding TatD family hydrolase has product MAIFDAHVHLSDEAFCEDIDQVLKRAQDADVSLVVNVTTTAEELNRSFAYADRFSDIRFCHVAGTPPQDAHLDIEEDFRYFYELAHAGKLSAIGEVGLDYGFAKNQEAVDRQHDVLKRYFNLALDCQLPLVVHCRGAFSDFFRMLDLYYHNDSRSQPGMLHCFTGSLEEAKELISKGWYLSISGIVTFKNAEDLRNVVAEIPEEHLLIETDAPFLAPTPHRGKKNEPAYITRTIDTIGTIKGYNRNDLLSIVCGNLHRFLNHC; this is encoded by the coding sequence ATGGCGATATTTGACGCCCATGTACATCTTTCTGATGAAGCATTTTGTGAGGATATCGATCAGGTTCTTAAAAGAGCTCAGGACGCTGATGTTTCTCTTGTTGTCAACGTTACTACTACTGCAGAAGAACTGAATCGTTCATTTGCTTATGCTGATCGCTTTTCTGATATTAGATTTTGTCATGTGGCTGGCACTCCTCCTCAAGATGCTCACTTAGATATAGAAGAAGATTTTCGTTATTTTTATGAATTAGCTCATGCTGGCAAGTTATCAGCTATTGGTGAGGTAGGATTAGATTATGGATTTGCTAAAAATCAAGAAGCTGTAGATCGCCAACATGATGTCTTGAAAAGATATTTCAATTTAGCTCTAGATTGTCAACTTCCTCTTGTCGTACATTGTCGCGGCGCTTTTTCTGATTTCTTCCGTATGTTAGATCTTTATTATCACAATGATTCACGATCTCAACCAGGTATGCTCCATTGTTTTACAGGTTCTTTAGAAGAAGCTAAGGAATTGATATCTAAGGGATGGTATCTTTCGATTAGTGGAATTGTTACTTTCAAAAACGCTGAAGATCTTCGTAACGTGGTTGCAGAAATTCCCGAAGAACATCTGCTGATAGAAACGGACGCTCCATTTCTAGCCCCCACTCCCCATCGTGGTAAAAAAAACGAACCTGCGTATATTACGCGTACAATAGACACTATTGGCACGATCAAAGGATATAATAGAAACGACCTACTATCTATCGTTTGTGGTAACCTGCACCGATTTTTGAATCATTGTTAG
- a CDS encoding succinate dehydrogenase cytochrome b558 subunit yields MRDPEIRSDVAQNQSRYYLRFILRCIHSLSGVAFSLFLCEHMFTNMLASSYFSQGRGFVTLVNMFHRVPYLKVIEVGFLALPFLTHAIIGIVYLFQGKSNSGGSYGNIPSLRFSRNFAYTWQRRTAWLLLFGLVFHVVQFRFIRYPAHVSVHGQRYYVVNIDSARYSKVVHGTHGFFTMNFQAPNMETIQLDKDDISGDQVEYLSDSDHYLLTPSSGTAFLYIVRDTLGSFWMAVLYTILVVAAAFHGFNGFWTFCSRWGIVISSRSQTILRNLCYSAMIVVAAMGVSVIWNLYSMA; encoded by the coding sequence ATGCGAGATCCAGAAATACGCTCCGATGTAGCTCAGAACCAGTCACGATACTATTTACGTTTCATTTTGCGCTGTATTCATTCATTGTCAGGAGTTGCGTTTAGTTTGTTTCTTTGTGAGCATATGTTCACAAATATGTTAGCATCTTCCTATTTTTCTCAGGGACGCGGGTTTGTTACCTTAGTGAACATGTTTCATCGGGTTCCTTACCTTAAGGTGATAGAAGTTGGTTTCCTTGCTTTACCTTTTTTAACTCATGCTATTATTGGTATAGTTTATCTATTCCAGGGGAAGAGTAATTCTGGAGGATCTTATGGGAATATCCCATCTCTTAGATTTTCTAGGAATTTTGCTTATACCTGGCAAAGAAGAACAGCATGGTTATTGTTGTTTGGTTTAGTATTTCATGTTGTTCAATTTAGATTTATTCGTTACCCAGCACACGTAAGTGTGCATGGGCAAAGATATTATGTCGTTAATATTGATTCTGCAAGATACTCTAAGGTAGTCCATGGAACTCATGGATTTTTCACGATGAATTTTCAAGCACCAAATATGGAAACTATACAACTCGATAAAGATGATATAAGTGGTGATCAAGTGGAATATCTATCAGATAGCGATCATTATCTTCTTACCCCAAGTTCTGGGACAGCTTTTCTTTACATAGTTAGAGATACTCTAGGGTCGTTTTGGATGGCTGTTTTGTATACAATTTTAGTTGTAGCTGCTGCTTTTCATGGTTTTAATGGTTTTTGGACATTTTGTTCTCGTTGGGGAATCGTGATATCTTCGCGATCTCAAACTATCTTAAGAAATTTATGTTATAGCGCTATGATTGTCGTAGCAGCTATGGGTGTTAGCGTGATTTGGAATTTATATAGCATGGCATAA
- the sdhA gene encoding succinate dehydrogenase flavoprotein subunit — MEARRKVIVVGGGLAGLSAAMKLADLGIIVDIVSLTKVKRSHSVCAQGGINAALNLKPEEEDSPYVHAYDTIKGGDFLADQPPVLEMCLAAPRIIRMLDNFGCPFNRMPSGDLDVRRFGGTLYHRTVFCGASTGQQLMYTLDEQVRRRECQGKVTKRENHEFVRLITNSSGRTCGIVLMNLFNNRLEVLEGDAVIFATGGPGMIFKMSTNSTFCTGAANGRLFMQGMVYANPEFIQIHPTAIPGIDKLRLISESVRGEGGRVWVPGDSSKKIIFPDGSERPCGVTGEPWYFLEDMYPAYGNLVSRDVGARAILQVCEAGLGINGRMEVYLDVTHLPQSTRHKLEVVLDIYKKFTGEDPNTTPMRIFPAVHYSMGGAWVDWPAADDSDRHVRYRQMTNIPGCFNCGESDFQYHGANRLGANSLLSCLYAGLVAGEEAARYIEANGACKATSQEISQALQKEKEENARLLSQSGGENIFLLHEEMAKLLVKNVTVKRNNKDLEHTINQLKEYRERLERVSVHDASKFANKTFHFVRQMRPMLELALAITKGALLRNESRGSHNKIEFPHRDDENWLKTTLAHYHADEPDISYLSVDIRHVAPAKRDYTKATTSKVELKNLPEKVSLPV; from the coding sequence ATGGAAGCACGGCGTAAGGTTATTGTAGTTGGCGGAGGATTAGCAGGATTATCAGCGGCGATGAAATTGGCTGATCTTGGTATCATAGTCGATATTGTTTCTCTAACCAAGGTCAAGAGATCCCATTCTGTTTGTGCTCAAGGTGGAATTAATGCGGCTTTGAATTTGAAGCCTGAGGAAGAAGACTCCCCTTATGTACATGCGTATGACACGATCAAAGGAGGAGATTTTTTAGCAGATCAACCTCCCGTGTTAGAAATGTGTTTAGCTGCACCGAGAATTATCCGTATGCTCGATAATTTTGGATGCCCATTCAATAGAATGCCTTCCGGGGATTTAGATGTTCGTCGTTTTGGTGGGACCTTATACCATAGGACTGTTTTTTGTGGTGCATCTACCGGACAACAACTCATGTATACCTTAGATGAGCAGGTACGTAGAAGAGAATGCCAAGGAAAGGTAACAAAACGAGAGAATCATGAGTTTGTAAGATTGATCACTAACAGCTCTGGAAGAACTTGTGGGATTGTTTTAATGAATTTGTTTAACAATCGTCTGGAAGTTTTAGAAGGAGACGCTGTGATTTTTGCTACCGGTGGTCCCGGAATGATCTTTAAAATGTCTACGAATTCGACTTTTTGTACTGGAGCAGCTAATGGAAGACTGTTTATGCAGGGTATGGTGTATGCCAATCCTGAATTTATTCAGATTCACCCTACGGCAATTCCTGGGATTGATAAACTAAGATTGATATCAGAATCTGTGCGTGGTGAAGGAGGACGAGTCTGGGTTCCAGGAGATTCTTCAAAGAAAATTATTTTCCCAGACGGTTCTGAACGTCCTTGTGGGGTTACTGGGGAACCATGGTATTTCCTAGAAGATATGTATCCCGCTTATGGAAATTTAGTTAGTCGTGATGTTGGTGCTCGTGCAATTTTGCAGGTATGTGAAGCTGGATTAGGAATTAATGGACGTATGGAGGTGTATCTTGATGTTACTCACCTACCTCAATCAACAAGGCATAAACTAGAGGTTGTTTTAGATATATATAAGAAATTTACAGGAGAAGATCCTAATACCACACCCATGAGGATTTTTCCAGCAGTACACTATTCTATGGGGGGTGCTTGGGTGGATTGGCCAGCAGCTGATGATTCTGATAGGCATGTTCGTTACAGACAAATGACGAACATCCCTGGTTGTTTTAATTGTGGTGAGTCTGATTTTCAGTATCACGGGGCTAATCGTTTAGGAGCTAACTCTTTGTTGTCATGTTTGTATGCTGGATTAGTAGCTGGAGAAGAAGCTGCTAGGTATATAGAGGCAAATGGAGCTTGTAAAGCAACAAGTCAAGAAATCTCTCAGGCTCTGCAGAAAGAAAAAGAAGAAAATGCTCGTCTTCTATCTCAATCTGGAGGAGAAAATATTTTTCTTTTACATGAAGAGATGGCTAAGTTATTGGTAAAGAATGTAACGGTAAAAAGAAACAATAAAGACCTAGAACATACCATTAATCAACTCAAAGAATACCGGGAGAGATTAGAAAGAGTCTCAGTGCATGATGCATCCAAATTTGCTAATAAGACATTTCATTTTGTTCGTCAAATGCGTCCTATGTTGGAATTAGCTTTAGCAATTACTAAGGGAGCTTTGTTGCGAAATGAGTCTAGAGGTTCTCATAACAAAATAGAATTTCCACATAGGGATGATGAAAATTGGTTAAAAACCACATTGGCACATTATCATGCCGATGAACCAGATATCTCCTACTTGTCTGTGGATATTCGTCATGTAGCGCCAGCGAAAAGAGACTATACGAAAGCTACTACATCTAAAGTAGAGCTGAAGAATTTACCAGAGAAAGTGAGTTTGCCTGTATAG
- the hemB gene encoding porphobilinogen synthase — MSSLGLVRRPRRNRKSPEIRNLVSETTLLPNDFICPFFVLEGTGIQEEISSLPGVYRWSLDRLTKEIERLIPLGLESVILFPVVSQDYKDLYGTYASNPKNILCKAIREIKTNFPNLCVVSDIALDPYTTHGHDGVLHQGSILNDESVRIFGNIATLHAEMGADIVAPSDMMDGRVGHIREKLDQAGFFETLILSYSVKYASAFYNPFRDALSSHVKSGDKRGYQMNPKNSREALLECSLDEHEGADMLMIKPAGAYLDIIYRVREKTLLPLVAYQVSGEYAALASAGSMGWLNFDAVLYETLIGIKRAGADIIISYATPRFLELWSSKAFLF; from the coding sequence ATGTCGTCTTTAGGTCTAGTGCGTCGTCCTAGGAGAAATCGAAAATCCCCGGAAATTAGAAACCTGGTTTCTGAAACAACTCTATTGCCGAATGATTTTATTTGTCCGTTTTTTGTTCTTGAGGGGACTGGTATTCAAGAAGAGATATCTAGCCTCCCTGGTGTATATCGATGGAGTCTGGACCGTTTGACTAAGGAGATAGAGAGACTAATCCCTTTAGGACTAGAGTCTGTAATATTATTTCCTGTGGTCTCACAAGATTACAAAGATCTCTATGGAACATATGCTTCAAACCCTAAAAATATCCTTTGTAAAGCAATCAGAGAAATCAAAACAAACTTTCCAAATCTTTGTGTTGTTAGCGATATAGCTCTAGATCCCTATACGACTCATGGTCATGATGGTGTTTTGCATCAAGGATCTATTTTAAATGATGAAAGCGTGAGGATCTTCGGGAATATAGCCACGTTACATGCAGAAATGGGGGCAGATATTGTTGCTCCTAGTGATATGATGGATGGGCGTGTAGGGCATATTCGAGAAAAACTGGACCAGGCTGGATTTTTTGAGACGCTCATACTTTCTTACAGTGTTAAATATGCATCAGCATTTTATAACCCGTTTAGAGATGCTTTATCTTCTCACGTAAAATCTGGAGACAAGCGTGGATATCAAATGAATCCCAAAAATTCTAGAGAGGCTCTTCTTGAGTGTTCATTAGATGAGCACGAGGGGGCGGACATGCTTATGATAAAACCTGCGGGAGCTTATCTTGACATTATTTATAGGGTTCGAGAAAAAACTCTACTTCCTTTAGTTGCTTATCAAGTGAGTGGTGAATATGCTGCTCTTGCTTCTGCTGGCTCTATGGGATGGTTGAATTTTGATGCAGTTTTGTATGAAACTCTAATAGGGATTAAGAGGGCGGGAGCAGATATTATCATTTCTTATGCTACTCCCAGGTTTCTTGAGTTGTGGTCGTCAAAAGCATTTCTTTTTTGA
- the sdhB gene encoding succinate dehydrogenase iron-sulfur subunit has product MDIPETFILKIYRGVPGNQYWESFELELHPGENVISALMEIEKRPVNCFGETVNPVVWEQGCLEEVCGSCALLVNGVPRQACTALIKEYIESTGSREITLAPLTKFPLIRDLMVDRSVMFDNLQKVQGWVESETNGETFGPKVSQEDQELMYALSMCMTCGCCTEACPQISEKNEFIGPAALAQVRLFNTYPGDKSSKKRLRILMGKDGIEGCGQAHNCVRVCPKKLPLTENISALGRDISKFSLKSLFASIFRTKKKS; this is encoded by the coding sequence ATGGATATTCCCGAAACTTTCATACTTAAAATTTATCGTGGTGTCCCAGGAAATCAATATTGGGAAAGCTTTGAATTGGAACTTCATCCAGGTGAAAATGTAATTAGCGCTTTGATGGAAATAGAAAAGCGCCCCGTAAATTGTTTTGGAGAGACTGTGAATCCTGTCGTTTGGGAACAGGGGTGTTTGGAAGAAGTATGTGGTTCTTGTGCTCTTCTTGTAAACGGTGTTCCACGTCAAGCATGTACGGCTCTAATTAAAGAGTATATCGAATCCACAGGTTCTCGAGAAATTACTCTAGCTCCTTTGACTAAATTCCCTCTTATCAGAGACCTTATGGTAGATAGGTCTGTGATGTTTGACAATTTGCAAAAAGTGCAAGGTTGGGTGGAGAGTGAGACTAATGGAGAAACTTTTGGTCCTAAAGTGTCTCAAGAAGATCAAGAGTTAATGTATGCTTTGTCGATGTGTATGACGTGTGGATGTTGCACTGAAGCTTGTCCTCAGATTAGCGAAAAAAATGAATTCATAGGCCCAGCAGCATTAGCTCAAGTGCGCCTTTTCAATACCTATCCTGGAGACAAATCTTCTAAGAAACGTTTGCGAATTTTAATGGGAAAAGATGGAATTGAGGGATGCGGGCAGGCACATAATTGTGTGCGTGTTTGTCCAAAAAAACTTCCTTTAACGGAAAATATTTCCGCTCTTGGAAGAGATATTTCGAAGTTTTCATTAAAAAGTTTGTTCGCTTCTATTTTTAGAACAAAGAAAAAATCCTAA
- a CDS encoding Na(+)-translocating NADH-quinone reductase subunit A has product MKITITRGLDLSLQGAPKDSGFYKKIDPSDVSVDLRPYAPLALKLMVAEGDVVGAGSPIAEYKNFPGVFITSSVSGTVAKIRRGEKRSLLDVLIKKNPGSTSTEYSYDLSQLNQDDLLKIFKKEGLFALFKQRPFDIPALPTRLPRDVFINLADNRPFVPSAEKQIGIFSSKEEGFYVFVVGVRAIAKLFGIRPQVITTDRLTLPTKDLESICNLHIIKGPYPSGSPSTHIHYVAPIRHEKDVVFTITFQEVLAIGHLFLKGRILNQQVVALAGSGLPKNLRRYVTTVKGAAFSNLIPLEDFSSEETVFISGDPLTGRLCAQDDFPCLGMRDSTISVLSKPKQRQLFSFLRLGLNQTTVTKTYLSGFFKKKRTYMNPKSTLHGEARPIIDTEIYDKVMAMNVPVVPLIKALITKNFELATSLGFLEICGEDFALPTFIDPSKTEMLKIVRESLINYSKDSGIVSSQNT; this is encoded by the coding sequence ATGAAAATTACAATTACCAGGGGCTTAGATCTATCTTTGCAAGGCGCGCCGAAAGATTCTGGGTTTTATAAGAAAATAGACCCCAGCGATGTTTCTGTGGATTTGCGTCCTTACGCGCCCTTAGCTTTGAAGCTAATGGTTGCAGAGGGAGATGTTGTAGGAGCGGGATCACCGATTGCTGAATACAAGAATTTTCCAGGAGTTTTTATCACTTCCTCCGTAAGTGGTACAGTTGCAAAGATACGCCGAGGAGAAAAACGTTCTCTCTTGGATGTGCTCATTAAAAAAAATCCAGGCTCTACCTCTACGGAATATTCTTATGATTTGTCTCAGCTAAATCAAGACGATCTCTTGAAAATTTTTAAAAAGGAAGGCCTCTTTGCCTTATTTAAACAAAGACCCTTCGATATCCCGGCTCTTCCTACGAGATTGCCCAGGGATGTTTTTATCAATTTAGCAGACAATCGTCCTTTCGTTCCTTCAGCAGAAAAACAAATAGGAATATTTTCGTCTAAGGAAGAGGGTTTCTATGTTTTCGTTGTTGGTGTACGCGCGATAGCTAAACTTTTCGGGATACGCCCACAAGTTATTACTACTGATAGACTTACCTTACCGACTAAAGATTTAGAATCTATTTGTAACCTACATATTATTAAAGGACCCTACCCATCAGGATCGCCATCTACTCATATTCACTACGTTGCCCCAATTCGACACGAAAAAGATGTAGTATTTACCATAACGTTCCAAGAGGTTCTCGCCATAGGACATCTCTTTTTAAAGGGTAGAATATTGAATCAACAAGTTGTTGCTTTAGCTGGTTCTGGATTACCTAAAAACCTAAGACGTTATGTAACTACAGTAAAAGGTGCTGCCTTTTCCAATCTAATTCCTTTAGAGGATTTTTCCTCTGAAGAAACAGTTTTTATCTCTGGGGACCCTTTGACAGGTAGATTGTGTGCGCAAGACGATTTCCCCTGTTTAGGAATGAGAGATTCTACTATTTCCGTTTTATCCAAACCTAAACAACGTCAATTGTTTTCCTTTTTAAGGCTTGGACTCAACCAAACTACCGTCACTAAAACTTATCTCTCTGGTTTCTTTAAAAAGAAGCGCACCTATATGAACCCTAAAAGCACTCTCCACGGAGAGGCACGCCCAATAATAGATACAGAAATTTACGATAAAGTTATGGCAATGAACGTTCCCGTTGTCCCGTTAATTAAAGCCTTGATCACCAAAAACTTCGAATTAGCGACATCTTTAGGTTTTTTAGAGATCTGTGGAGAAGATTTTGCACTACCTACATTTATAGATCCTTCAAAAACCGAAATGCTAAAAATTGTAAGAGAATCTCTGATAAATTACTCAAAAGATTCAGGGATTGTTTCGTCTCAAAATACATAA
- a CDS encoding GreA/GreB family elongation factor yields MDYLEKLQVLIDEEQPSSFFSLWEEYCFNDVVRSDELILILEKVKHSSLAPLFGKIADSVLPLWEAIPEGREKDKVLQLVLDLQTSNTKQFYDVAIDYVNRRYRGRENFNEALRVVGLREGCEFQYSLSRFDFLMHLREGNFVFHSGGWGVGEVMGVSFLQQKVLIEFEGVMTPKDISFETAFKSLVPLDNDHFLSRRFGDPDSFEVYAKENPVGVIECLLKDLGPKTAKEIKDELVDLVIPEVDWNRWWQAAKTKLKKSTHITSPKTIKDAYVFHVEGDSLISRLKSGISNAQTVSDQLVQIYQFIRDLHSELKDLENRKTVVQALKDLTVNDDIALEIQRDLLLSEFLGEKGISVEKEYISSLSEEQILQIVNNISIVALQKSFLILVRNNSPVWEEVFTNILLSTTSPTLREVVFKVLKSDSVICKKIKDKLLECAQHPMMYPELFTWFFLKIGSNEDGLFDSNDRVIKRLFLEGALVFMHDVASTTHKDLGKKIYSFLVGQRYLPIRQMIEGAPISYLQEFILLSTKCPQFSSSDLSVLQSLAEVVQPDMKKHHLVEEEDVLWTTPESFSRMKAKLASLAGKEMVDNAKEIEDARALGDLRENSEYKFALEKRARLQEEIRVLSEEVNRARILTKDVIYTDKVGVGCKVSLQDEDGVVLVYTILGPWDADPENNVLSLKSKLAQEMLGKSIGDSLHFQGKKYTVSQIQAIWE; encoded by the coding sequence GTGGACTATTTAGAGAAGTTGCAAGTCTTAATAGATGAAGAACAGCCTTCCAGCTTTTTTAGTTTATGGGAGGAGTATTGTTTTAACGATGTGGTTAGGAGTGATGAGCTGATTCTAATTTTAGAAAAGGTAAAGCACTCATCGTTAGCACCTTTGTTTGGTAAGATTGCTGACTCAGTTCTTCCTTTATGGGAAGCTATCCCTGAAGGTAGAGAAAAGGATAAAGTTCTTCAGTTGGTTTTAGATTTGCAAACATCTAATACTAAACAATTTTATGATGTTGCTATTGATTATGTTAATCGAAGATATCGAGGTAGAGAAAACTTCAATGAAGCTTTGAGGGTTGTTGGTCTTCGTGAGGGATGCGAATTTCAATACAGTCTGAGCCGGTTCGATTTTCTGATGCATTTGCGTGAAGGCAATTTCGTTTTCCATTCTGGTGGATGGGGAGTAGGAGAAGTCATGGGGGTTTCCTTCCTCCAGCAAAAAGTATTAATTGAATTTGAAGGGGTTATGACTCCTAAGGACATTTCTTTTGAAACAGCTTTTAAGAGCTTAGTTCCTTTGGATAATGATCACTTCCTTTCTAGAAGATTTGGTGATCCCGATAGTTTTGAGGTTTACGCTAAAGAGAATCCTGTTGGTGTAATAGAGTGTCTTCTTAAAGATTTAGGTCCTAAGACTGCGAAAGAAATAAAAGATGAGCTTGTGGATTTAGTAATCCCAGAAGTTGATTGGAATCGGTGGTGGCAAGCGGCTAAGACTAAACTTAAAAAAAGTACACATATAACTTCACCTAAGACAATTAAAGATGCCTATGTCTTTCATGTTGAAGGAGATTCTTTGATTTCTCGACTAAAATCGGGAATTTCTAATGCACAAACTGTTTCTGATCAATTGGTTCAAATTTATCAGTTTATTAGAGATTTGCACAGCGAATTAAAAGATCTTGAAAATAGAAAGACTGTGGTGCAAGCATTAAAGGATCTTACGGTAAACGATGATATAGCTCTAGAAATTCAAAGAGATCTTTTATTGTCCGAATTTTTAGGTGAAAAAGGAATTAGTGTAGAAAAAGAGTATATATCTTCTCTTTCCGAAGAACAAATACTACAAATCGTAAATAACATATCCATAGTTGCTCTACAAAAGTCTTTTTTAATTTTAGTTAGAAATAATTCACCGGTTTGGGAAGAGGTTTTCACCAATATTCTATTATCAACTACATCTCCTACTTTAAGAGAGGTGGTGTTTAAGGTTTTGAAGAGCGATTCTGTAATTTGCAAAAAAATCAAAGATAAATTGTTGGAGTGTGCTCAGCATCCAATGATGTATCCTGAACTTTTTACGTGGTTTTTCCTCAAAATTGGATCTAATGAAGATGGTCTGTTTGATAGTAATGATAGGGTTATAAAGAGACTGTTCTTAGAAGGTGCTCTAGTCTTTATGCATGATGTAGCATCTACGACACATAAAGACTTAGGAAAGAAGATTTACAGTTTTTTAGTTGGACAAAGGTACTTACCGATTCGACAAATGATAGAGGGGGCACCGATATCTTATCTTCAAGAATTTATTTTGCTGTCTACTAAGTGCCCGCAGTTTTCTTCTAGCGATCTGAGTGTGCTGCAAAGTCTTGCAGAAGTCGTTCAGCCTGACATGAAGAAACATCATCTTGTTGAGGAGGAAGATGTTTTGTGGACTACTCCTGAAAGCTTTTCTAGAATGAAGGCCAAACTTGCTTCTTTGGCTGGGAAAGAAATGGTGGATAATGCAAAGGAAATAGAGGATGCTAGAGCTTTGGGAGACCTTAGAGAAAATTCAGAATATAAATTTGCATTAGAAAAACGTGCTCGGTTACAGGAAGAAATTCGTGTGTTATCTGAGGAAGTTAATCGTGCTCGCATACTAACCAAAGATGTTATTTACACAGATAAGGTGGGAGTAGGGTGTAAGGTATCCTTACAAGATGAAGACGGTGTAGTTCTTGTCTACACAATTCTAGGTCCTTGGGACGCTGATCCAGAAAATAATGTTTTGTCTTTGAAGTCTAAGTTAGCTCAAGAAATGCTTGGGAAGAGTATTGGCGATTCTTTGCATTTTCAAGGCAAGAAATATACAGTCAGTCAAATACAAGCAATTTGGGAATAG